One stretch of Alphaproteobacteria bacterium DNA includes these proteins:
- a CDS encoding 3-oxoacid CoA-transferase subunit A, whose amino-acid sequence MKNKKAETLEDAVSRVPDGATLLIGGFGQPGVPEILIDGVCDLNRRDLTIVTNNAGTGHSGIARLFEEGCVAKLICSFPWAKESFVFKELYDAGKIELEIVPQGTLAERMRTAGAGLGGFLTPTGVGTDLADGKQTMNVDGKDYVLEKPLVGDFALIKAYRVDPRGNLIYRKTGRNFNPIMAMAAAHTIVEVQEDVEIDDLDPEVIVTPGVFVDTYYVTGWYEIGKERNAS is encoded by the coding sequence ATGAAAAACAAGAAAGCCGAAACCCTCGAAGATGCGGTCAGCCGGGTACCCGACGGCGCGACCCTGCTCATCGGCGGCTTCGGTCAACCGGGCGTGCCCGAAATCCTGATCGACGGGGTCTGCGACCTCAATCGCCGCGACCTCACCATCGTCACCAACAACGCCGGCACCGGCCACAGCGGCATCGCGCGGTTGTTCGAGGAAGGCTGTGTGGCAAAGCTGATCTGCAGCTTCCCCTGGGCCAAGGAGTCCTTTGTTTTCAAGGAACTATACGACGCCGGCAAGATCGAACTCGAGATCGTACCCCAGGGCACTTTGGCCGAACGCATGCGCACGGCGGGTGCCGGTCTCGGCGGATTCCTGACCCCGACCGGCGTCGGCACCGACCTGGCCGACGGCAAGCAAACCATGAATGTCGACGGCAAGGATTACGTGCTGGAAAAGCCGCTGGTTGGCGATTTCGCGTTGATCAAGGCCTACAGGGTCGATCCACGCGGCAACCTGATCTACCGCAAGACCGGCCGGAACTTTAACCCGATCATGGCCATGGCCGCCGCCCACACCATCGTCGAAGTCCAGGAAGATGTCGAAATCGACGATCTCGACCCGGAGGTCATCGTGACACCCGGGGTTTTCGTGGATACCTACTATGTCACCGGCTGGTACGAGATCGGCAAGGAGCGGAACGCATCATGA
- a CDS encoding SulP family inorganic anion transporter, whose amino-acid sequence MRQPKILTTIQTYNWSLFVADLLAGATVAMVALPLSLAIAIASGADPAKGLVTAIVAGFLISLLGGSRVQIGGPTGAFIVVVFGVIAEHGYDGLVLATFMAGFILLVAGYFRAGNLIAYVPEAVVNGFTIGIGVIIATSQLKDFLGLGVENVPAAFLEKLPALWDARETFSLPAFGIAIVTLVLIVVLRRVAPRFPGLIVAVGIGSALVLLMPSAVDTLGSRFGDLPSQLPWPELPDISPSRLVELLPSAFVIAFLAGVESLLSAMVADKMIEGQHRPNAELTAQGAANIASALFMGLPATGAIARTATNIKAGGKTPVAGIIHAAVILLVMLLAAPLAGYLAMPALAALLILTAWHMTEPHKWRTYARGRTSDLLLLLLTLVLTVLVDLTVAIGVGVSVGLALRLSRRRWIKSDWTPPER is encoded by the coding sequence ATGCGCCAACCCAAAATTCTCACGACGATCCAGACCTACAACTGGTCGCTGTTTGTCGCGGATCTGTTGGCCGGTGCCACCGTCGCTATGGTGGCCTTGCCGCTCAGTCTGGCCATCGCCATTGCGTCGGGTGCCGACCCGGCAAAGGGGCTGGTGACGGCAATTGTTGCAGGTTTCCTGATCTCGCTGCTCGGCGGAAGCCGGGTGCAGATCGGGGGGCCGACAGGCGCATTCATCGTCGTCGTTTTCGGTGTAATTGCGGAGCATGGATATGACGGTCTGGTCCTGGCCACGTTCATGGCCGGGTTCATCCTGCTGGTCGCGGGATATTTCCGGGCGGGCAATCTGATTGCATATGTCCCGGAAGCCGTGGTGAATGGCTTCACCATCGGCATCGGCGTGATCATCGCGACGAGCCAGTTGAAGGACTTTCTCGGGCTCGGGGTCGAGAATGTCCCCGCCGCGTTTCTGGAGAAACTGCCGGCGCTATGGGATGCGCGGGAAACCTTCAGTTTGCCGGCATTCGGCATCGCGATCGTGACATTGGTCCTGATCGTCGTCCTGCGCCGGGTGGCGCCACGATTTCCCGGCCTGATCGTGGCCGTCGGGATTGGTTCCGCGCTGGTTTTACTGATGCCGTCCGCTGTGGACACCCTCGGCTCGCGCTTTGGCGACCTGCCCAGCCAGTTGCCGTGGCCGGAGCTGCCGGACATTTCGCCGTCGCGACTGGTGGAGCTTCTGCCTTCGGCGTTCGTCATTGCGTTTCTGGCCGGGGTTGAATCTCTCCTGTCGGCCATGGTCGCGGACAAGATGATCGAGGGTCAGCATCGGCCCAATGCGGAACTGACGGCCCAGGGTGCTGCGAACATAGCCTCGGCGCTCTTCATGGGGCTGCCGGCCACCGGGGCCATCGCGCGCACGGCGACAAACATCAAGGCGGGCGGCAAGACACCCGTGGCGGGCATTATCCATGCCGCCGTCATTCTGCTGGTGATGCTGCTGGCCGCACCTCTGGCCGGATACCTGGCCATGCCGGCGCTGGCGGCGCTGCTCATCCTCACGGCCTGGCATATGACGGAGCCACACAAATGGCGCACCTATGCGCGCGGGCGAACGAGCGATTTGCTGCTGCTGTTGCTCACACTTGTACTGACGGTGCTGGTCGATCTGACCGTTGCCATCGGTGTCGGGGTGTCCGTCGGGCTGGCGCTACGTTTAAGCCGCCGGCGATGGATCAAGAGCGATTGGACACCGCCGGAGCGGTGA
- a CDS encoding MBOAT family protein, with translation MLFNSYLFIFVFLPIVLAGAVLLSRIARRDALLVWLLLSSFVFYAHWNANFLILLIGSIVINYVLAQRIRAAGSTRVGGRLLLLGIAGNLATIAYFKYANFFLENVSQVTGSAFEWTRIVLPIAISFFTFQQIAYLVDSRRGQVQPHRFIEYALFVAFFPQLIAGPIVHHSEMLGQLKRLAGPRAANIAIGATIFVIGLSKKVLIADPLGSFGGPVFAAADAGAPISFLAAWAGALSFTFQLYFDFSGYSDMAIGLARLFGVRLPLNFASPYKATSIIEFWRTWHITLSRFLRDYLYFPLGGNRRGPARRYINLLITMLLGGLWHGAGWGFILWGGLHGIFLIVNHAWRKLRGGRSVETAYGRLACWALSFLAVIFAWVFFRADTTDGAFTIVTAMIAVDTATSLATDGLTFGWEQAGYLGVAAVIALGLPNTQELMSKYRPALNFNRYATGPALLALRWRPSLVWGLAFVATLVLGIFAIAEPTEFLYFEF, from the coding sequence ATGCTGTTCAACTCCTACCTATTCATCTTTGTGTTCCTGCCGATTGTGCTGGCTGGCGCAGTGTTGCTGTCGCGAATTGCGCGGCGCGATGCGTTGCTGGTGTGGCTGCTGCTGTCATCCTTCGTCTTCTATGCCCATTGGAACGCGAATTTCCTGATCCTTTTGATCGGATCGATCGTCATCAACTATGTCCTGGCGCAGCGCATCCGCGCCGCCGGATCGACCCGCGTCGGCGGCCGACTGCTGCTCCTTGGAATCGCCGGCAACCTCGCCACCATCGCCTATTTCAAATACGCAAATTTCTTTCTGGAGAACGTCTCGCAGGTCACGGGATCGGCGTTTGAATGGACCCGGATCGTACTGCCGATCGCGATCTCGTTTTTCACGTTTCAGCAGATCGCCTATCTCGTGGACAGCCGCCGCGGCCAGGTCCAGCCTCACCGGTTCATTGAATATGCGCTGTTCGTTGCCTTTTTCCCGCAGCTGATCGCCGGCCCCATCGTGCACCACAGCGAAATGCTGGGCCAACTCAAGCGGCTGGCCGGACCGCGCGCGGCGAACATTGCCATCGGGGCCACGATCTTTGTGATCGGGCTGAGCAAGAAGGTGCTTATCGCGGACCCTCTGGGCTCCTTCGGGGGCCCCGTTTTCGCCGCAGCGGATGCGGGTGCGCCGATCTCCTTCCTCGCCGCATGGGCCGGCGCGTTGTCATTCACTTTTCAGCTCTATTTCGATTTTTCCGGTTATTCGGACATGGCCATCGGACTTGCCCGCTTGTTCGGCGTCCGCCTGCCCCTGAATTTCGCGTCTCCCTACAAAGCCACCAGCATCATCGAATTCTGGCGGACCTGGCACATAACCCTGTCGCGATTTCTGCGGGACTATCTCTATTTTCCGCTCGGCGGGAATCGGCGTGGGCCGGCGCGACGCTACATCAACCTGCTCATCACGATGTTGCTCGGCGGTCTCTGGCACGGGGCGGGCTGGGGATTCATTCTTTGGGGCGGCCTGCACGGCATTTTTCTCATCGTCAATCACGCGTGGCGGAAACTGCGTGGCGGTCGGTCGGTGGAGACGGCATATGGCCGACTTGCCTGCTGGGCTTTGAGCTTCCTGGCGGTGATCTTCGCCTGGGTGTTTTTCCGCGCCGATACCACCGATGGCGCATTTACGATTGTCACGGCGATGATCGCTGTCGACACCGCCACATCGCTCGCGACGGACGGACTTACCTTCGGCTGGGAACAGGCCGGTTATCTGGGGGTGGCCGCCGTCATCGCGCTGGGTCTGCCGAACACGCAAGAATTGATGTCGAAATACCGACCCGCGCTAAACTTCAATCGATACGCAACGGGACCCGCGCTTCTCGCGCTGCGGTGGCGGCCCAGTCTAGTGTGGGGCTTGGCATTTGTCGCCACGCTGGTACTGGGGATTTTCGCGATCGCCGAACCCACTGAATTTCTCTACTTCGAGTTCTAG
- a CDS encoding amidohydrolase family protein: MYSGPIIDSHHHLWHWQKYPWLAAPMTPKMYKVDYSDLRQDYMVEDMLEDFGENNVVKSVHVQANYDPAKPVEETAWLQSEANRTGFPHAIVGHAIMTDPNIEEVLAGHAEYANTRGVRHQLHFWEGDPLRCRTDRPDLCLTDAFQSSIALLKNHGMTFELQGFSHQFVHFAELVRNHPETNFCLVHGGMLTSDDDATVNAWKEGLEYLVPMSNVWIKCSGLNFFTAKCDVDHMRIMLDHVLDRFGADRCFYGSNFPLEKLWAKYDDLVGACKQILAPRSEAEQRAFFHDTAAGFFRI; encoded by the coding sequence ATGTATTCAGGCCCTATCATCGACAGCCACCATCATCTCTGGCACTGGCAGAAATACCCGTGGCTGGCCGCGCCGATGACCCCCAAGATGTACAAAGTCGACTACAGCGACCTGCGGCAGGACTATATGGTCGAGGACATGCTGGAAGATTTCGGCGAAAACAATGTCGTCAAATCGGTGCATGTGCAGGCCAATTACGATCCGGCCAAACCCGTCGAGGAGACGGCCTGGCTGCAGTCGGAGGCCAACCGAACGGGCTTTCCCCACGCCATCGTCGGCCACGCCATCATGACCGACCCGAATATCGAGGAAGTGCTGGCGGGGCATGCCGAATACGCCAACACCCGCGGCGTGCGTCATCAGCTCCATTTCTGGGAAGGCGATCCGCTGCGCTGCCGCACCGATCGGCCCGACCTGTGCCTGACCGATGCATTCCAGAGTTCGATAGCGCTGCTCAAGAACCACGGCATGACCTTCGAACTTCAGGGCTTCTCTCACCAATTCGTGCATTTCGCCGAACTGGTGCGAAATCACCCGGAGACAAACTTCTGTCTGGTGCATGGCGGGATGCTGACGTCCGACGACGACGCGACCGTCAATGCGTGGAAGGAAGGGCTGGAGTATCTCGTGCCCATGTCAAATGTCTGGATCAAATGTTCGGGCCTGAACTTCTTCACCGCCAAATGCGATGTCGACCATATGCGGATCATGCTGGATCACGTGCTTGATCGTTTCGGGGCGGATCGCTGCTTCTACGGCAGCAACTTCCCGCTGGAGAAGTTGTGGGCGAAGTACGACGATCTGGTGGGCGCCTGTAAGCAGATCCTGGCGCCGCGAAGCGAGGCCGAGCAACGCGCCTTCTTCCACGACACGGCGGCGGGTTTCTTCCGGATATAG
- a CDS encoding SDR family NAD(P)-dependent oxidoreductase, whose translation MNELTDITGQVAVVTGGTAGMGEAAAVRFGAEGAKVAVIGRTREKGHAVVKRITHAGGEAMFVKAECADEGEVKAAAKTILDTWGRADILVNTAGGFINVPPLEEITLDAMHHSFDWNVIAKFLITRELAPAMKANKYGRIVNISSLAGRTARGGAIEYATTEAGIIGLTRRLATELTPHGITVNAIAPGLVRTPRVERHPAEVLEARGKATPAGRLGTPEELAHAIWYFCTPGAAFTTGAVLDVNGGAWMG comes from the coding sequence ATGAACGAACTGACAGACATCACCGGCCAGGTCGCCGTCGTCACCGGCGGCACCGCAGGCATGGGCGAAGCCGCCGCCGTGCGGTTCGGCGCCGAGGGGGCGAAAGTCGCCGTGATCGGCCGCACCCGCGAGAAAGGCCATGCCGTCGTCAAGCGAATCACCCATGCCGGCGGCGAGGCCATGTTCGTCAAGGCCGAATGCGCCGACGAGGGCGAGGTCAAGGCCGCCGCCAAGACAATCCTCGACACGTGGGGCCGCGCGGATATCCTCGTGAACACGGCGGGCGGGTTCATCAACGTCCCGCCGCTCGAGGAAATCACCCTGGATGCGATGCATCACAGTTTCGACTGGAACGTGATCGCAAAATTTCTGATCACCCGGGAACTGGCGCCGGCCATGAAGGCCAACAAGTATGGCCGGATCGTCAACATCTCCTCGCTCGCGGGTCGCACGGCGCGTGGCGGTGCCATTGAGTACGCCACGACCGAAGCCGGGATCATCGGCCTGACCCGCCGCCTGGCGACGGAACTCACGCCCCATGGCATCACCGTGAACGCGATCGCGCCGGGACTGGTGCGGACCCCGCGGGTCGAGCGCCACCCGGCGGAGGTTCTTGAAGCGCGTGGCAAGGCGACCCCGGCCGGCCGCCTCGGCACACCGGAGGAACTGGCGCACGCCATCTGGTATTTCTGCACACCGGGCGCGGCCTTTACGACAGGCGCGGTGCTCGACGTGAACGGCGGCGCGTGGATGGGTTAG
- a CDS encoding Zn-ribbon domain-containing OB-fold protein has protein sequence MANETQPIDPDGDPYWAGAAEGELRYRKCGACEASIFYPRAICPACGAPDPAWAVSKGAGSIYACTTVHRAPPAFADNAPYTVLLVDLDEGFRMMGGLAGDANVAVGDRVTVTFREGPDGRPAPYFTPA, from the coding sequence ATGGCCAACGAGACCCAACCCATCGATCCAGACGGCGATCCCTATTGGGCAGGCGCCGCCGAAGGTGAGCTCCGCTATCGCAAATGCGGGGCGTGCGAGGCGTCGATCTTTTATCCTCGCGCCATCTGCCCGGCATGCGGCGCACCCGACCCGGCCTGGGCAGTGTCCAAGGGTGCGGGTAGCATTTATGCCTGCACGACCGTGCATCGCGCCCCGCCGGCCTTCGCAGATAACGCGCCCTACACCGTCCTGCTCGTCGATCTGGACGAAGGTTTCCGGATGATGGGCGGGCTCGCCGGAGATGCAAATGTTGCCGTGGGTGACCGGGTCACCGTAACCTTCCGGGAAGGCCCCGACGGTCGCCCTGCTCCGTATTTCACTCCTGCCTAG
- a CDS encoding MBOAT family O-acyltransferase, translating to MLFTDARFAVFFIFCFAVYWLLGRTDHRHHFLLVMSYLFYAAWDYRFLTLIIYATAVAYVAAKLLAKSEGAQRRRKILLIAVGLELASLFFFKYFGFVFESLSAVIGVLFEGPDLPIPDILLPVGISFFTFQAISYIVDVGRGDTRMSSNPLDVALYIAFFPQLVAGPIVRSTDFMPQLAETKTLNWDGFIHGAAVFLLGFCYKAAIADNLALVVDPVYADPAEWSRLSLWVAALAFHSQIYFDFAGYSWMAIGVALMLGFELPRNFNYPYIARNIRDFWQRWHISLSTWLRDYLYIPLGGSRRGAWRFVYAAMVTMILGGIWHGASWNFVLWGVLHGVAIVGFRFRKHIPLLSGIAWGSPVTRLVLGLAITQLWVFFLWIPFRADTLADTTFFVSKMFGFGISDGERGYPVWMLVVVLLPVLVDTMAGAKVERLRKLQPGAPFVYGMIAGAAFALMLVLLPLDSSPFIYFRF from the coding sequence ATGCTGTTTACCGATGCCAGATTCGCCGTTTTCTTCATATTCTGTTTTGCAGTCTATTGGCTGTTAGGCCGGACGGACCATCGCCACCATTTCCTGCTGGTGATGAGTTATCTGTTCTATGCCGCGTGGGATTATCGGTTCCTGACGCTGATTATCTATGCGACGGCCGTTGCCTATGTCGCAGCCAAGCTTCTCGCAAAGTCCGAGGGCGCTCAAAGACGACGCAAGATTCTGTTGATAGCCGTCGGTCTCGAGCTCGCAAGCCTGTTCTTCTTCAAGTATTTCGGGTTCGTATTTGAGAGCCTGTCGGCGGTTATAGGGGTTCTGTTTGAAGGCCCGGATTTGCCGATCCCGGACATTCTGCTGCCGGTGGGGATCAGCTTCTTCACATTCCAGGCGATCAGCTACATCGTCGATGTCGGGCGCGGCGACACGCGTATGTCGTCCAACCCGCTCGATGTCGCGCTCTACATTGCATTCTTCCCGCAACTGGTCGCGGGCCCGATCGTCCGGTCCACGGACTTCATGCCTCAGCTTGCCGAAACCAAAACCCTGAATTGGGACGGTTTCATTCATGGTGCGGCGGTCTTCCTGCTGGGCTTTTGCTACAAGGCCGCAATCGCCGACAATCTGGCGCTCGTGGTGGACCCGGTCTATGCGGACCCGGCGGAATGGTCACGGCTTTCGCTTTGGGTCGCGGCATTGGCTTTCCACAGCCAGATCTACTTCGATTTTGCAGGCTATTCCTGGATGGCGATCGGGGTGGCGCTGATGCTGGGGTTCGAGCTACCACGCAACTTCAACTATCCCTACATCGCCCGGAATATCCGCGACTTCTGGCAGCGCTGGCATATTTCGCTCTCCACATGGCTGCGCGATTATCTCTATATCCCCCTCGGTGGGAGCCGGCGTGGCGCATGGCGCTTCGTGTATGCCGCCATGGTCACCATGATCCTCGGCGGCATCTGGCACGGTGCCTCGTGGAATTTCGTCCTGTGGGGTGTCCTCCACGGGGTCGCAATCGTGGGCTTTCGTTTCCGGAAACACATCCCTCTGCTGAGCGGAATAGCGTGGGGCTCGCCTGTTACGCGTCTGGTTCTTGGGCTCGCGATCACGCAGTTATGGGTGTTCTTTCTCTGGATCCCGTTCCGCGCCGATACATTGGCGGATACGACCTTCTTCGTTTCCAAGATGTTCGGATTTGGCATATCGGACGGCGAGCGTGGCTATCCGGTCTGGATGCTCGTCGTGGTCCTGCTGCCGGTGCTGGTCGACACGATGGCCGGCGCGAAGGTCGAAAGGCTGCGCAAGTTGCAGCCGGGGGCACCCTTCGTCTACGGCATGATCGCGGGTGCGGCGTTTGCCTTGATGCTCGTGTTACTGCCGCTTGATAGTTCGCCGTTCATCTACTTTCGGTTCTAG
- a CDS encoding 3-oxoacid CoA-transferase subunit B produces MSDEQTNLLTRLQIAARAAQDMEDGWLVNLGIGMPTMIPAFIPGDRDVMFHSENGLIGMGPPPAEGEADQDLISAGKELVTMVPGGAFTHHADSFAIARGGRLDCAVLGAFQVAANGDLCNWRLPNQTSGSVGGAMDIAAGSKRVFAMMTHTARDGAAKIVAERTYPLTAGSVVTRIFTDMAVISVTDAGLVLDEVAPGLTAAEVQAVTDAPLIMNSVGTIAIAA; encoded by the coding sequence ATGAGCGACGAACAGACAAACCTGCTGACCCGACTACAAATCGCCGCCCGCGCGGCCCAGGACATGGAAGACGGCTGGCTGGTCAATCTCGGCATCGGCATGCCGACCATGATCCCCGCTTTCATTCCCGGCGATCGCGACGTGATGTTCCATTCCGAGAACGGCCTGATCGGCATGGGGCCGCCCCCTGCCGAGGGCGAAGCGGACCAGGACCTGATCAGCGCCGGCAAGGAGTTGGTGACCATGGTCCCCGGCGGCGCCTTCACACACCATGCCGATAGTTTTGCGATTGCCCGCGGCGGGCGGCTCGATTGCGCGGTTCTCGGCGCGTTTCAGGTGGCCGCGAACGGCGATCTCTGCAACTGGCGCCTGCCCAACCAGACCTCGGGCAGCGTCGGCGGTGCCATGGACATCGCGGCGGGTTCCAAGCGGGTGTTCGCCATGATGACCCACACGGCGCGCGACGGCGCGGCGAAGATCGTCGCCGAGCGAACCTATCCCCTCACAGCCGGCAGCGTAGTGACGCGGATATTCACGGATATGGCGGTGATTTCCGTGACCGACGCGGGCCTGGTGCTCGACGAGGTCGCACCGGGGCTCACCGCCGCCGAGGTCCAGGCCGTGACCGACGCGCCGCTGATCATGAATTCCGTTGGTACCATCGCGATCGCCGCCTAG
- a CDS encoding acetyl-CoA acetyltransferase, which produces MSLKKACAIAGVAESRLGVVPDSTVLTLQAEAFAAALADAGLEKSDVDGILVSGAWGRLPQLQIAEYLGVQPSYADSTSVGGASFEFHLGHAAAAIQAGLCKVAVILYGSTQRSKQDKYIFQIRNDLGYQYEAPYGLPTPVGAYALAASRHFAEYGTTSEQLADLAVSTRAWAGLNPKAYRRDPLTRDEVLDSGMIASPLHRLDCCLFTDGGGAVVVVSPDVARTLDKPPVWLLGQGESLSHAQISEMPDLTVTPAAKSGKRAFAMAGVTHDQIDVTEIYDSFTITVLLTLESLGFCKPGEGGAFLANGRTGPGGEFPLNTNGGGLSYCHPGQYGIFLIIEAVRQLRGECDARQVADAVIALISGTGGVLSSNSTCILGVE; this is translated from the coding sequence TTGAGCCTGAAGAAAGCCTGCGCCATCGCCGGGGTTGCGGAATCCCGCCTCGGCGTCGTCCCGGATTCCACCGTTCTCACGCTGCAGGCCGAGGCCTTCGCCGCGGCGCTGGCCGACGCCGGGCTGGAAAAGTCCGATGTGGACGGGATTCTGGTCTCGGGCGCGTGGGGCCGCCTGCCCCAGCTCCAGATCGCGGAGTATTTGGGCGTACAACCCAGCTATGCCGACAGCACCTCGGTCGGCGGCGCCTCTTTCGAGTTTCACCTGGGCCATGCCGCCGCGGCGATCCAGGCGGGGCTCTGCAAGGTCGCGGTGATCCTCTACGGCAGCACCCAGCGCTCCAAACAGGACAAGTACATCTTCCAGATCCGCAACGACCTCGGATACCAGTATGAGGCCCCCTACGGCCTGCCGACACCGGTTGGTGCCTACGCGCTGGCAGCCTCGCGGCACTTCGCCGAGTACGGCACGACATCCGAACAGCTCGCCGATCTCGCCGTCTCCACCCGTGCCTGGGCCGGTCTTAATCCCAAGGCCTACCGGCGCGATCCTCTGACCCGTGACGAGGTGCTGGATTCCGGGATGATCGCCAGCCCCCTGCACCGCCTGGATTGCTGCCTGTTTACCGACGGCGGCGGTGCGGTGGTGGTAGTTAGCCCCGACGTCGCCAGAACTCTCGACAAACCGCCGGTCTGGCTGCTCGGCCAGGGTGAATCCCTGTCCCACGCGCAGATTTCGGAAATGCCGGACCTCACGGTCACCCCGGCGGCGAAATCGGGCAAACGCGCCTTCGCCATGGCCGGCGTGACCCATGACCAGATTGACGTCACCGAGATCTACGACAGCTTCACCATTACGGTGCTGCTGACGCTTGAATCCCTGGGCTTCTGCAAGCCGGGCGAAGGTGGCGCGTTCCTGGCGAACGGCCGGACTGGCCCCGGCGGCGAATTTCCGCTGAACACCAACGGCGGCGGGCTTTCCTACTGCCATCCGGGGCAATACGGCATCTTCCTGATTATCGAGGCCGTCCGCCAACTGCGTGGCGAATGCGACGCACGCCAGGTCGCCGACGCGGTGATCGCATTGATCAGCGGTACGGGCGGTGTCCTGTCTTCGAACTCGACCTGTATTCTGGGTGTGGAGTAG
- a CDS encoding TAXI family TRAP transporter solute-binding subunit yields the protein MKPIRMLKSLAVGVTAVGVLAATPALAQNKDYILNTASTGGTYHPVGTAIATLSKVKLLPKQKFSLTAVNSAGSGANVQALGANTAQFAIVQGLFGSYAATGTGPVTAPQENMRSVSMLWQNVEQFVLDNKYVKSGTVADIIPLKGMTMGFGRQNSGTIGSNRVLLAGLGLDMEKDFKLMHGGYGPSADALANGQVAGIGAPAGPPTGAITKLLASNQGKFTLLSVTPDEAKKMDSGRNLWVPYTIKAGTYPGQDKDVQTIAQPNFLAVNADVPEEHVYLLTKAIYENLPFLQAIHPATKAMDVKAATAGLPVPLHPGAARYYKEVGVDIPAHLMAK from the coding sequence ATGAAACCTATTCGCATGCTCAAGTCTCTGGCCGTCGGCGTGACCGCCGTCGGTGTTCTGGCTGCCACACCGGCACTCGCTCAGAACAAGGATTACATCCTCAACACCGCCTCCACGGGCGGCACCTATCATCCGGTCGGCACGGCCATCGCGACCCTGTCGAAGGTCAAGCTCCTGCCGAAGCAGAAATTCAGCCTCACCGCGGTCAACTCCGCCGGTTCGGGTGCGAACGTGCAGGCGCTCGGCGCCAACACCGCCCAGTTCGCCATCGTCCAGGGCCTGTTCGGCTCCTACGCGGCAACCGGCACCGGTCCCGTGACCGCACCGCAGGAGAACATGCGTTCGGTCTCGATGCTCTGGCAGAATGTCGAGCAGTTCGTCCTCGACAACAAGTATGTGAAATCCGGTACGGTAGCCGACATCATCCCCCTCAAGGGCATGACCATGGGTTTTGGCCGCCAGAACTCCGGCACCATCGGCTCGAACCGTGTGCTGCTTGCGGGTCTCGGCCTCGACATGGAGAAAGACTTCAAGCTGATGCATGGCGGCTATGGTCCGTCGGCTGACGCGCTGGCCAACGGCCAGGTCGCAGGCATCGGCGCCCCGGCGGGTCCGCCGACCGGCGCGATCACCAAGCTGCTTGCCTCCAACCAGGGCAAGTTCACGCTGCTCAGCGTGACGCCGGACGAGGCCAAGAAGATGGATAGCGGACGCAATCTCTGGGTCCCCTACACCATCAAGGCCGGCACCTATCCGGGCCAGGACAAGGACGTGCAGACGATCGCGCAGCCGAACTTCCTGGCGGTCAACGCCGATGTGCCCGAAGAGCATGTCTACCTGCTGACCAAGGCCATCTATGAAAACCTGCCGTTCCTGCAGGCGATCCACCCGGCCACCAAGGCCATGGACGTCAAGGCAGCGACGGCCGGTCTTCCCGTGCCGCTCCACCCGGGTGCGGCGCGTTACTACAAAGAGGTCGGGGTCGATATCCCGGCCCACCTGATGGCGAAGTAG
- a CDS encoding ETC complex I subunit encodes MKARIFQPTKTAMQSGRAKTQNWVLEFEPTRRQQLDPLMGWPGAGDTMQQVRMNFESRADAEAHATRHGLDYVVQEPKERQIKPKAYADNFAVGRRIPWSH; translated from the coding sequence ATGAAGGCACGAATCTTTCAGCCCACGAAGACCGCCATGCAGTCCGGCCGCGCGAAGACCCAGAACTGGGTGCTCGAGTTCGAGCCGACGCGCCGCCAGCAGCTCGATCCGCTAATGGGCTGGCCCGGTGCGGGCGACACCATGCAGCAGGTCCGCATGAACTTCGAAAGCCGCGCCGACGCGGAAGCTCATGCCACGCGCCACGGGCTCGATTATGTGGTGCAGGAACCCAAGGAAAGACAAATCAAGCCAAAGGCTTACGCGGACAACTTCGCGGTCGGACGCAGGATTCCCTGGAGCCACTAA